Within the Rosa rugosa chromosome 2, drRosRugo1.1, whole genome shotgun sequence genome, the region AGCAGCTCgcagggcagcaggggctgctgtgCAAGGTTGCAGGCGCACGGGCGCGCGGGCTGCAGCGAAGGAGCGCAGGGGGCGCGTGAGGGCAGGCTGCTTTGTGAATGAGTTGGTttcggtttttggttttttgttttgtggctagagtcgtgctgataacgtgtttaaggaaaaagagatttgagagaaattgtagagagaattgtagggagaatgtaataatattattgagaataggagccctatatatagggattacaaagtactagttctaatgttacaaggaataccaatccatgtaggattgggaaatctagaacattctctcctattcctattcctagtttgataaggcacactaaatcgatattccttcaacaaatATTCATTTTTATTGCGTAAGGCTCGGTTTACAGTGGGAACTCTATTTCATGTGTTCAAAATTCAAATGTATCCGCACTGTgtatcaattatatatatatatatatatatataatatatatatatatatatatatatatatatataggaaagaGAACTCCTTAGCAGTCGACCCctcttttttgagttttttcatCTCCATCTGAACCGCCAAATTGATGGCCACTGGGATCTTATTGTCAGCGAATCTTTTTCTTAGCCAATGAAGTTCGGAGGAGAGGAAGAAAGTAAAGAAGAAGCATCTGATCTGAAACCAAAATTTGGATTGCATGGGCTCTTCGTCTTCGACTGGATATGTAAATTAGCTTCTGTTTCCACCAACTTGTTGATCAGAACTCTATGTTTTTAAAAGCTTCAATCTTCAAGCTTGCATGTTGCAGGTCTTGAATGTTTAAATCTGatgcaattttgagaaatttGGGTGTCATTTGATTTGGGATTAggtaaattgaagttttgatttgCTTGATTCAGTTCTAATCTATTagttctctaaaaaaaaaaattgtcttggAAATGTGGAACTTATTttgattttggtgttggtgGTATATTAGGTAGAGGGTCTGAAGGAGAACTTCAATACTTCCCATGGCAATCCCGATCCAAAAGTATGTTAAAGGATTGTTCTTTTAATTGTGGAATAAAGGTTCTGGTTCGATTTtgtattcctttttttttttttttttactaagcTACCTTGGTATGTAGATTACCTAGTTAATTGAAGAGCAATGCTCTAGTTTCCTTACAATTTCAAACATTCTTTCTTTTGATGAAGCTGCAAGGTTACTACTTGGGGATGCAGCCAATGCATTCGTAATTACTtgctgtttttgattttttttttttttttggaaacttGGTTTTTGATTATGGTATTCAAGATATTGCATCCATGAAGTGTCCAAGGTTTCATAAGTTTGTTTTACAAGTGTTAATTTACAATaatgttcttttatttttgtctgTCGACTATTTGAAAATGTGGATGTTGCTTCTATTCACTAAatatgttttgtttcttctcatGTATGACAAATGATGCTTAGTTCTTTCCTTAGGTGAATTGGTCCAAGCTACTACCAAGGTAAATACAAAATGGAAAGGACTGCTAAAATATTACCTATCAGACATCGATGAAGATGTTTGGATTTCAGTCCTTTTAACTAATACTTGCATGCACTTATTTAACCAATATAATTCTTTTTTGCATCACTGAACTTGGTTAACTGTAAAATGTCCCTCCTTTCTCAGCTTTTTTTTAGAGGCACAGCTTTGCTTGGACAtgcttcatttttttaatttactttACAAACCTTTGAGAGAACTTGTAGTTTAAGAGATACATCAAGTGACAATTTAACCAAAGTCGATTCATTTTGCAAGCTTTAAGGACAGTCTCTCTGTGCAGTTATCTATTAGTGTTTTCATTTAACTTGTACCCGGAGTGTGTCAAATGTTACTTTCCATCTCTGGTCTTTTCACTAGGTATTTATCCACATATGAATTAATGTTATGTTGAGTGTTAATAGTTTTCTTGGTCTGGAGTTAGGATAGTCTTAAAGTTAGTATAATGCTGGAAACCTAGACCCAACTTTTTTCATGGTTGCTAATGTAATGCTTATTACTGTTAATACTTTGTGATGATTTAATTTTTGTTACTTTACAGTTAGAAGTAATAATGAAATCTGAAGATATGTATTTGGAGTATGCTAAGGAGTTCTCCCATGTGTTTGATAAGGTATGCTTGCCTACATAGTTTTGGATCATCGTAAATTATAATCCACGTTAGTATGAAAAGATCAGAGCGATGCAATCATTTAAAATTGCATCACTTTTTATCTCCTTGGATGAATGTGGATATGCTTCTGTTTAGTGCTTTGCCAGCCTTTGGTTCTTGAGCAATGAGTTAAAAGAGTTGCGCTTGCAGGTCAAGAAGCCGCAAAGGGACTGTCTAAGGAACCCTGTGAATCACTGACGAAGCTTACAAGAGTATCACTTCTAGTTATGGATGTATTTTTAACTTGTAAATTTATTGTATAATACATTTAAAATAATACAAGATCATATATGCACCAATtatttggtgtttttttttttcaatataacCTACCAATGTTGCCATTGTTATCAGTGTGACTACAAAGACCCACCAATTCCATAACAGTGTGAAGAGCTGCATTGGTTTCTGTGTtcacaatgtttttttttataattttttttatggtgGCCTTTGTACCAATAGCACCTGCAATAAAGGGGACTGATCTCCAATtagtggctgcatagtggctaaAGGGCAATAAAGGGGACTGATCTCCAATTAGCCACCAAAACTAGTGTGTATTGGGCCAAAAGCCACTTTTACAAATTGGTCCCCATTGgggaaaattctagtagtgaacaGTGCGCGGTACGGTATGCAAGATATGAAATGTTCTTTGAGTTGAGTGAGCCTTGTGAAGTTGTGAAGCTGAACAAGCTGTCAAGCTCATTGGGCCATTGGCAACTCATATCCAACATGCTTGagtatgcttttttttttctttcttttcttcttttttttttttttgctctttcAGACCAAGAATGCTTCTAGATTCATCAATCAGAATGATTAGTTTGGAACCTCTGTACGAATGAGGCACTACCTTTAACCAAATATTATAGAGACTTATAACACAATTCATATTAAGTCACGATATGCTATCATCTCTTTGAATACTAATAAGTGCCCGCTTTTCATCATTATACTCAAGTGATCGAACAAGTCTTTCTCAATAGTTTCAGCTAAAGGACATCCTTCAAGCCCAAAGCTTAGTCCCTGCTTTAGTTTCAATGCCTAGGGTTACGTACAAGGGGTTAAGTCTAAGAGTCTGAGTGCTAACTAAGACACAAGGAAAGCCCTCTGACTGTTATCTCTCAAACACTTCAGTGTAAATCATCCATAAAATATGATCTAACATAAACACAAGTTTGTATAATATGAAACAATTCTTAGAATCATTTCACTTTATTCATAAGtcatcaaaattgaaagaaaaaatgatgGTAGATTACAAAATTTATGAATACAAAGTTAAAGGTTATGTCTGTAGACAATGAACTACATAGATTTTAGAGTACATAGGGTGTAACCAGAGATGAGAGAGCTAGAGGCAAATGCAAAGAAGGCAAGGAAGGATAGTGCCACAGATGCTCGTGCCATATCAGGGAACTTGTCTTTGCCCCAATTCGACTCCCAATCTTCAACCCAAGTCGCTGCTGATGAAGATGCCGATATCACAAGGTAGGTCAAAATCTGCCAAATTTTCATACATCACAAATGTGATCAGAATAGATATTGTTTGTAGGCCTTCTCAAATAGCAATTTGGGGGCCCCCCAAACCTTACTTTAAACTTTTGGGTATTGTCCTTTATGATCAAGATCAAGATTTTAGGAAAAATAATCATATTCTACATGAAAAGATGATTATTTCTTGAGTAATCTACTCAAAAATTGTTATTAATTATCAGAAGATCTTTGAATTttggaatgaaaaaaaaatgatcttgATTACTAAAACATGATCACTCAAATGTAATGTAGACTTAATGTTGTATTAAGGTATAACTAAGTAAGCAATTACACTAAACTTGTCATGTAATAATTCCAAATGAGTCATTTTCTTCTGAAACGAATGGACACTAAAATTTCAAGAGAAGTATATTACGGGGaaatatataaaattaaaaacagaCATTACTCCATTGATTAGGGAGGAAAAGAAGTATACTCAACCAATAAGCAATGACCAATTATAGTGGTGAAGATCCAGCTTCATAGATTGTGGACCCTTGGACAAGAGAATATATAGAGTAGAGACAAGGACTTGAGGTGGGTCCATGGGGCTAAGGTTAGGTGAGATGATTGATAATAGATAAATAGAATCAATATAGCATTAAGATAAGAGGTTGCCTGATCCATCAAGAAATCGAATCAATATACTCAGACAAAGACTAGTTGTGACTTGCCTGATCCATCAAGAAATCGAAGTAATATCGGAGATGATGCGCGCTGCACTACATGTTTTCCGGTGGTGAAGTAATAGACTAAATCATAGGTCTGAATCCCTGAATACACAAACCCTAGCACATTCACTGCCAAGCAGTACCTACGCAACACAATTTGATTCACATCAGAAATGCCAAATGTAAGGAATCCATCTTAGTTATATATGGTGGTGAAGTGAAGTTAAGTGATTCAAGTGGTTTATATAGTAAACGTACAAAAACTCTTAGCAACACTCTTAGATTGAGCATCATTAGTTTAATTGCGGTTGAAAATCAGAATAGGTCAATAAAAGAGTTACACGAGTAAATTTTacctttttttgttgttgttttgaatAAAAGGTAGAGTAACCATAAGCATCTCactaaattttcatattttagcTGGAATATATTTTACTTTCTAAGTCGATGACTCGATGACTtttaatgaaaaagaaataatcattcataaaacttgtattgaaagaaaattttcacAAATAGAAAGAAGTTTGACAAAAATTAGCCACACCTTCAATCCCATTTGCATTCTCCAGAAGTTGTAAAGCTCTAACATTATGGTGCGTTTTGGCCCTAGTAATTTGTTAATAACCACACAACATTTTACCCAAAAGTGACTTGAGAGTACTTTCTAGTGACATAGGATAAAGCTCTAACTTCTATGCAACCTGCAATGATTGATCACTGAAGCATAGGACAATACAACAGGAACCATTTACTTTTCTGAGAAGCAGACTCTAATTAAGTAACTGACATACCTGAACTCCTTGTAGTTAGAGAAAGAATCTGAAGCCCAACCCTGCTTCTTGTCGGCCGCCATAACCGAGAAAGagatcaaacaaaacaaaaactcagAAATCCTTAACCCCAACATAGCCCTCCTCACCACGCTTTGCCTTCTTGCCCTCTTCAATATAGACAAATAGGGTCTCATAGTTCTCCTATTCTCTCCTCCCTCTTGAGCCTCTCCTGGCGCAGCAAACCCTTCTTGGGCTTTGGTTTGGGCCTCCACGGGCGGTGGCGGCGCAGACTTAGAGTGGTGGGGGGTCTGATTCTCCGGTGGTGTGAGTCTGAACTCATTGGTGTGGTAGATTTCTTCAGCTGGAGAATCATGTAGTggtgatggagatggagatggagatggggactTGTTATGGTTTTGGGGGAATATTAGAGGACTGAGAGGAGGTGAATATGACTTTTCTGAGATGCCTTGCTTTTCTTCTCCATCTTTGTCTTTTGATGATTCTTGTTGGGtttctcttttcattttctaGCCGGTCTGGGTTTACGGTCATGTGATGATGGAGAAGAAGTTGAAGAATGGGATGCTAGAGTTCGACTGTTTTTCATTTCTTAAGTAGTTCAAATTTGGAACCTCCATAGCAATGAGAATAAAGATTTCGCATAAGATAAAACCTACTTGTTGCGTCCGTCGTTGTCGTCCCAAACTTTGTTTTTGTCAAGGTCTCGAGGGTAGTAGAATAAGGTTCCAGGGCGGTGGCCAGTTGGCAATAAAACTAGGCTTACATTTAATTGAGAAAACCAAAGTCGGTATTTGCTTAAGGTTCATTAGTCCTAGTTTAGAGGTCTTAATTGACCGGTTGGCATTCGTGCGTCAAAGTTCTGGACTAATTGGATCATCTGCTTGGATGAGTTCAATGGTGTGAGAGCAAAACAAGGGATTCGTACTGTGAACCGATAAATTTTGAATTGTAATACACGATTAGATTGTCCAATTCATATATCCAAGCAACAAAGTGTTTTTTCTTGAGCTTGTCTACACTTTGTGTCTGCTCGATCTTGTCAACACTTCGTGTTAGCTTCCCACGGGCCAAATCAGCGGAATTGACATTTGTCACGTGTTGCTAAAATTGCTGAATCCGAACGAGTTGAGCAAAATTGCTGCATTTTAATCGAGGCTAATGATTCTTACGCACTCACCCATGGGAGACTGGCTAATGATGGGCACGCCCAAGCAAGTGCCCAGACTCACGTCCATGCGAGGCTAACGATGCCCAAGGCAAGTAGAGTTGCATGTTTTTGTCGCTCGGATTCAGTGTCTTTCTAGTGCACGGGCATGCTCATGGTGATGTCCTTACTTGTGGGAGGGAGGGGGCGCAAAGGCTAGTAGTGGGAGTGTTTGGATTAGCTGAAAAGTTGTAAAAATTCAACATAATACGATCGAACACCACCACTGAAGATAAGGATCCTACCAACTTATACTACATATTTCACAGTACAGATTTGAAACTAAATAGATATTATAGGTACACTGGAACACCTATAATCGATCCAATTCCATGTACCAAAGGCCTGGAATTACTAACTGATACATTGCACACAAcatgcattttctttttttgaataacaCAACATGCATTTTCAAGTTAATGGAGAACCTCGGAGTTGAATGGTGCCCGGTGTGTAGTGAAGAATTCCCGCGCTTCATGATACTGATCTAAGACGACGTTGAAGAGGGGATGAATCGGTTCCAACAGATTGGAATAGGGACCCGAAACTGCTCTAGGCAAAACTGGGGAGTCAGCATCTGAGCAGATATGTTGACATACAGAGAGACCACTTAGGCAATAACATGTGTGATAAAAATCTCTAGATTTGCCAGGTTTGTCTATCAGTCCACCATTCTCTGCCTGTATTCACCAAATCAATTTAGAATATTAATATCAAGGAAGTAACAAATCTATAAGATGATAGATGAAACTCCACATTAATGATTAACAATGGAAAATATCACTACTGTTTTCAACTATTGAAGCAAATTTAATGTTCAATCTGCCAAGCATCTACATGTGCAGATCACGGTGCATAAGAACCGATAATCCAATAATTTGAAATTCCAGTATCAGTTCATCAATCAAAAGTTTCTAAAACTTTAGAATTTGGTTTTAGTATAAATTTTTTCTGTAGATATGTACCATACAGATACAATGGGATACAGCTATATATAGCTGTAATTGTTCAGAAGTAGATTAGATATGAAGGACCGAGTCATGGAGGTATGCAGCGGTTGAGAATCTTGTCATTACAACTTAACATACAATATATATGATTGGAGATTTCAGAAATAAGTACTCCTTTAGACCTTATTCAGGAGTAATTCAGTTTTTAGGGTTCAAGTTCTAGGACCGAAGATTTGCTACAACCATTATGCTTGACACAGTCCTAATCCAAGTGGCAATACATGCCATCTAATCATGGCAAATGCCTGGACAACAATTTTCAAAAAGCTGGCTTCTCTCCCTATACAAAGTTAGTAGTGCAGCAGAAAACCATAGAACTGAACAAATTAACCAGGCAAATGAGACTTCTATCAGTAATCAGTGGAAGTTCATATTCGTAAACTAACCTGTGTGCATAAAAGTATGTACCGCTGCAATGCAATGGCATGGAAAAGCGGCTTCATTTCTACACTTCTGTTGATAAAATCATATCCAATATCATTGTAATTCACTGGAAAGGGAACCTTCAACCCTGCATAAAATAAAAGGGAAAACTAATATTAAACCTCATAGCAGGTAAAACTAGAAACATATAAACAAACATATGGCTATAAAAACCAATTTGTTACAGTATCAAACATATATAGGCACATAGCCAAACATCTAAAACTTGTCTAACTCAGCCTACCTTCTTGCCTAAAACCTCTGGTGTCATCAACCTGAGATGAAGTACCTTCAGAACTGTTGCCCACTTCAGATATACGAGATGTTGTAGAAGTGTGTGAGGTATCCAAAGTGCAGTGTCCCACATCCGGTAGCACAATTTGCTCCTCACTAACTGAAGGTATTCTTTGCAATAATGCAAATGCACCTCCCTGGTTACTTATCTTAGTTAACTCAACTATGATGCAGAAAATCCGTAGGTTCaagaattaaaaagaaaaaataaaagaaaataataaagaaaatcaCCTGCCAGAAAGAGTAGCAACCATCAACTAACTTATTAGTCCTCCCCTGAAATCCACATTCCTTCCCTTGTCGAAATACCAACCAATCCTAATACAAGAAAAAGTTATATTTAAGAAATTACGGAGCATGTTCATAGAAACCATTACAAGAGGAATGCAACAGTGAAATTATACACAGCAgagtaaaaacaaataaaaaaattacttgAAAAGATTTTTATATCTATATGTATATTATACAGTTAGTTATAATCCAATCTGAAccacacaaagaaaaaaaaatcttacaaTTAGTCTAGGCAAGTCCAAACAATTGACCTCATTGATCAGAATCATTGTTGCCAGCCCACAAAAGGTGTACCTGATGAAAATATTGTCAGATCTATGTAAATGCATTGCTACAGGAATCCACAATGGGCACACATGACACATCCATCTTGACAGGTGAGCAGATGGGGGAAGGAAGCCAAAATACATTTCTCTCAAAGTCCACAAAGATAATTCATAATTGACCTTAGTAAGTTTGTCATTTCGCATATAGAATCTTCTCAACTAATTTTCCAAAGACGTGAAAAAAGGCAGAAGACAATTTGACATGTGAGTGAATGGAAGACAGGAAGCCAACAAGACATAGATATTCAACTTTGTCAGAGGATACCACCCTAAGAGTTTACAAAGATAATTCTATCTGTAAGTGTTTTTTCATGATAAGGTACATCTGATGTCGCATTATTATACAGGAACAATAATGCTCAAGGACTTTTAAACTCATGATCTCCACTTCAACTGAAGTCACCTAACTCATCAACATTATCAAACAGAGGCAAAGTGAGCATTCATGCAAATCGTCATTTACAGTTTTTAAACAGATAGGAGTCTGAAACATACCCACCATGAGCTTCAGAACCAGGTTCCCCAGATATACCACCTTCATAAGTCTGACAACTGCAAAGAAGAACAAATTTCAGTCAGCAACTCGATGATGTCAAATACAATAAGAAGAAAGTTAATAATACAGACCAACAAAGACTGGAAAATATGAGGACTGAGAACCAGGGACATTTAAAAAGCCATCAGCAATACGGCAGCAGCAACAGAATGCAAGAGTAATTCAAGTATGTCTATATATCTCAACCTAGGATGAACTAACTACACCAAGTGTATGACAGTATAAAactgaagggaaaaaaaaaatgtcaactCAGTAAACTCTGGTGCCAGTAAAGATTCATGACTCGGAAGCCAACCTTAAGATGTAACTTCCAACACTAACTACACCAAGTGTATGACAGTATAAAactgaagagaaaaaaaaatgtcaactCAGTAAACTCTCGTGCCAGTGAAGATTCATGACTCAGAAGCCAACCTTAAGATGTAACTTCCAACATTATCAACCAGTTCGTGATCCAAAATGTTCAAAACACTTACTACCTGTAAAAATGAGTTAAGTGCGCATGTAAATAACTTATAAATATGTTAGTAAATACAGAATATAATAGTGATAATACAAGCATACGTTCAGGTGGAACTCCAATTTCAGAACTACTTCTAAGGATGGTACTAGCTAAAGGCTTAGACAGTCCCATAAGATTTTGGGAATAGATAGAGGAAGTCTTTGGTCATACAGTCAGACCTTGTGAGTGAACGTGAGGTCGAAAAGTCTAACAACAGATGAACATGCACTTGAGAAAGATGCTATTACCAAAGTCAAAAAATTTGCCTAGTAGTCTTGAGAACTATGCTCAGAAACAGAACTCTTATACATTATGCAGAATATAGAGCAtccaatccaaaaccaattggcgaTGCCCGACATTCTATATTGTTAAGCAATGCTTTATTTTCCAAATGCAAGTTTCACTCTTAGGCCTTAAAAAAATGGGTATGGAGTTATGAACACTGTGTTGagaggggaagagaaagagagactaACAGAAATGGCAGTGTAGCAAGCCCGAACATCAATTTCTCCAGCATCATGCATCCTGAGGAAAAGTAATAAACAAAAATGCTGAGAATCACATTGTACAAATATATGCCCTCAACTCCCCATTGAATAAATAAGCACCAGTACGTTGTTTGCTAAACTCGCAGAGTATACATAAAaaatgcagagagagagagagagatatttcACCTGAAGCCCCCACTTGGTTGTTTCATTCGCCGCAGAAACGTGTACAGTTCACGTCTGAGTAAAACCAATCATGTTAAAGCAATTCCCATAGGTTTAAAATTGCAGTACTGTTAAACTGTAAGTTTATTTTAAAGCAGCATCAACTAACCACCTATTAATTGATGAAAGAGCTTTATGACCACCCAGAGTAATCAGTGAATTGACTGCAGCATAAGTTGTTGCAAGATGTGGCATCTGATCAAACAGTGAACATAACAACTGTAAGTAAAAGAGATAACTAACAGACACTCCAAGTACTGGTATCTCAAATCTAGTGTTCAATCGAATCAATTTCAAGGTGGGATAAAAGCTGGTCTATTAAAGCAattaaaggaaataaaaaataacaccATTAGAGGCTCAACAAAGATCAAACATCAACTAAGCAACTAGACCACCAGCGTGGTCCCCACGAAGAAGAAGCCCAAAGGCTAAACAAAGGGTTATGTTTAGCCCATCCCTTGGCCCTTTTAGCCCCTCAAATCAATTTTTGTTATAACATAGCCTTGGGTTGGAGATGAAAAATGGTGTTTTTTGGGTTATACCAACCCTTTAGCCCAGGGTTGGAGATGACCTTACATCTCCTTGTCCATATATATCTGCAAAGTGATATAGTAGGGGACCCATATTTATCGAAACCTTTTATCAACTCAAACCATTAATAGTGCAATAACATCGGGTAACGAATTAATTAGTCTTCAATGTTGTGTGCCGTATCAATCAAGAGTGAATAACTTACGCCTCCTTCTTTCAAGATTCTGAAATGTATTCAACAATGAGAAGCTCAAAGAAATCTACCTAACTATATGCATAGCTCACAATAGGTATAAGGAAAACATGTAGATTTGTAGCCAACACTGACAGTCTATTCCCTTACTTTTAACAATAGTAATCTTTGTCTCGGAAACTTCGTACTAGTTTTTCCTTCATCTTCAGGTCATCTGCAGATTGATTGCTCTCGGGGGTAGAGTTGATGCTATTCTTTTGCTGAACAAGAAGAGCAGTAGTCACAGTAATAATACCAGGACTAGTTGCTCCTGCACTGTTGTTGTCTTTGTTTCTCTGACTGGCCATACCGGTGCCTTAAGAGTATCTTTGTTCGACTCCAATTCTTCATTGCTATTCTTTTGTTGATTATTAGTTTTAGTTTGGTTAGAGGACGATGCATTTGATCTCTACAAGGAACTGTCAAACGAAGAAGGATATCCGTGTGGCAAGGAGACACAATTCTATTTTGATTGAATTCATAATTGATTGCTCTGCATGTAGCtgaatatctttttctttttctttttgtatctTATGTTTTTTGGGTTTGGCCTACAATTTCAACCATTTAAGGTCTGTcttcctccaaaaaaaaaaaaaattaaattaaattaaattaaattaataacCATTTAGGTCTTGTTTTTGTATTGAATTTTCCAATCTATTTTGATTGAATTCATTGATTGCTCTTCATGTGACTGAATAACTCCTTTTtgtatcttttgtattttgagTTTGCTTCTGATTCTACTTTTGAGTCTCTAGGATAATACTAGAAATAATGTGAGTGCAGGGTTTATAGTCAATCGATTCTACTTAAAGAGGGTGTCCATAAGCT harbors:
- the LOC133732105 gene encoding protein farnesyltransferase subunit beta-like isoform X1 gives rise to the protein MPHLATTYAAVNSLITLGGHKALSSINRRELYTFLRRMKQPSGGFRMHDAGEIDVRACYTAISVVSVLNILDHELVDNVGSYILSCQTYEGGISGEPGSEAHGGYTFCGLATMILINEVNCLDLPRLIDWLVFRQGKECGFQGRTNKLVDGCYSFWQGGAFALLQRIPSVSEEQIVLPDVGHCTLDTSHTSTTSRISEVGNSSEGTSSQVDDTRGFRQEGLKVPFPVNYNDIGYDFINRSVEMKPLFHAIALQRYILLCTQAENGGLIDKPGKSRDFYHTCYCLSGLSVCQHICSDADSPVLPRAVSGPYSNLLEPIHPLFNVVLDQYHEAREFFTTHRAPFNSEVLH
- the LOC133732105 gene encoding protein farnesyltransferase subunit beta-like isoform X2, yielding MKQPSGGFRMHDAGEIDVRACYTAISVVSVLNILDHELVDNVGSYILSCQTYEGGISGEPGSEAHGGYTFCGLATMILINEVNCLDLPRLIDWLVFRQGKECGFQGRTNKLVDGCYSFWQGGAFALLQRIPSVSEEQIVLPDVGHCTLDTSHTSTTSRISEVGNSSEGTSSQVDDTRGFRQEGLKVPFPVNYNDIGYDFINRSVEMKPLFHAIALQRYILLCTQAENGGLIDKPGKSRDFYHTCYCLSGLSVCQHICSDADSPVLPRAVSGPYSNLLEPIHPLFNVVLDQYHEAREFFTTHRAPFNSEVLH